The Bradyrhizobium sp. 195 region ATGACAATCGCGTGGTAAAGGCTAACCGCAATTGCGCTTGCGGGATTTCGACAAATCGCCGACTTGTATCGAAAAACCGTCAACCTTCGGATTGTGCATTGCGATCAGAGTGTTAGTTGCCTAATTTCGATACCTTGTTTGCACATGCGATAAGCAGGCCGATGTTGATCCAACGGATCGATCACGAGGTAACGGCCGGCGCTTCATGGAGTGGCTCCCCCTAGCACTTGACGGGATGTGCAGCAGAGCTTCGGTGTCGAGCGTGTAACTCTGCGGCCCTGTTTCGTACGACCGCCTGTTGCCGCGCGTGGCCGTGGTCGCACGTCGCTGATCACACCGCCGGCGTTGCGCGAGACAGGTTCGGCAGGAACGACAGTTCACCCTCGACAACTAGAAAATGGCAAAGATCGGCCGGATGCAGAGCTGGATCAAGCGACCCGACAAGTCGTTACAGCATAAAATGCTGATGAAGCTTCTGCGACACGCGTTGTTCAAGCAGTAATGCTGAGAGGCTCGGGCGAGTATCCACCCACGATCGCACTTGGGTAGCGACGGTTTGGATTGTCGAGCGTGAAACTGAAGCAAGTCTATCTGACAGCGAACGATCCTGGATGCCTAGCCGAGTTCTACGAAGGCTTGGGTCTGAAGGTGCGCTTCGCTGATCCCGGCAAGTGGATTCAGTTCGTGAGCGATCCGGCTGCGTTCTGCGTCGCCGGCCCGACGGAGTCCGCGGCGGAACAGCTCAAGGATGCCGTTCTCGTCTTCGATGTCGACAACCTCGATGCCGCCATGGCGCGTGCCGCAGCCATGGGTGCGCAAGTCGGCGCGGTTCGGGACATGGCCAGTCACGGCCGTACGGTGAAGGTGCGGGATCCGGGCGGCAACGTCATCCAGTTCTACCAAGCTGCCGGATAGCTCGGACGTTCACCGCGGCAGCGGTGCATGCCCGGACTCACAACCAGACAAATAGGGCGCATCCATCCCATGAATCCAAGAGTCGTAGCCAAGTCGTCCGCAACACCGCCGCTGTCCGAACCGAGCCCACTCGATGCCGCAGCATTCCGCGCTGCGATGCGCCACGTGCCGGGCACCGTGTCGATCGTCACGACAGGCCGGGCGC contains the following coding sequences:
- a CDS encoding VOC family protein, with translation MKLKQVYLTANDPGCLAEFYEGLGLKVRFADPGKWIQFVSDPAAFCVAGPTESAAEQLKDAVLVFDVDNLDAAMARAAAMGAQVGAVRDMASHGRTVKVRDPGGNVIQFYQAAG